From Paenibacillus physcomitrellae, the proteins below share one genomic window:
- a CDS encoding glycerophosphodiester phosphodiesterase, protein METLDNTLESVRRGIELGADVIEEDVRVTRDGVAVLAHDDLWPAVGGEQIRISQMDFAELRKLEVEVDHAGKKGIISFRTLEEMLEIIKPSGKIANLDLKTDEAINAAAAVVDKLGMLEQVFLSGCEVDRAREAEQRQPKLRKLLNADVKLFTSIPYEQAVSQTCQDALETSCFGINIYHEFITPALLERAQALELPVYAWTVNDTKLMELYADMGVASITARNVEALVGLRMKRRQT, encoded by the coding sequence ATGGAAACGTTGGACAATACGTTGGAATCCGTTCGCAGAGGCATTGAGCTTGGAGCGGATGTGATTGAAGAGGATGTACGGGTAACCAGAGACGGCGTGGCTGTTTTGGCTCATGACGATCTTTGGCCTGCAGTCGGCGGCGAGCAGATCCGTATCTCCCAAATGGATTTCGCTGAGCTTCGTAAGCTGGAGGTAGAGGTAGATCATGCGGGGAAGAAGGGAATCATCAGCTTCCGTACCTTGGAGGAGATGCTGGAGATCATCAAACCGTCCGGCAAAATAGCCAATCTGGACTTGAAAACGGATGAGGCCATAAATGCGGCTGCTGCAGTTGTTGATAAACTGGGTATGCTGGAACAAGTTTTTCTGTCCGGATGCGAGGTGGACCGTGCCCGGGAGGCCGAGCAGCGCCAACCTAAACTGAGAAAGCTCTTGAATGCGGACGTTAAGCTGTTTACGTCCATTCCTTATGAACAGGCAGTCAGCCAAACTTGCCAAGACGCCTTGGAAACCTCCTGCTTCGGGATTAACATTTATCATGAATTCATAACTCCGGCGCTGCTGGAACGTGCTCAAGCCTTAGAATTGCCGGTCTATGCCTGGACAGTAAATGATACAAAGCTTATGGAGCTGTATGCCGATATGGGGGTAGCGTCCATAACCGCCCGGAATGTGGAAGCCTTGGTTGGGTTAAGGATGAAGAGACGCCAAACGTGA
- a CDS encoding GDSL-type esterase/lipase family protein yields MQKLGRKIVFFLVLAALVSIPVIGATSETPIYMKNKTYLLQVANQSHYKVQHADVVMLGDSLTFNVQWNELLGRNVANRGIGGDFTSGMLSRLDYVTDLSPYMVFIMAGINDLTSEKVTAEEAFNNYANILNRLQEEQITPAITLTLYVGKEVKNYMTVNQRVQKLNGYLKSYANAHSIPYIDLNKVLAPNGYLLSNYSIDGIHINGDGYQIWGNKVNALIDQVLNTNQQSVPQK; encoded by the coding sequence ATGCAAAAGCTGGGTCGTAAAATTGTGTTTTTTCTCGTGTTGGCTGCTCTGGTATCCATTCCGGTCATTGGAGCAACCTCCGAAACCCCGATTTATATGAAGAACAAAACCTACCTCCTGCAGGTAGCTAATCAGTCTCATTATAAGGTGCAGCATGCCGACGTCGTGATGCTTGGTGATTCACTTACCTTTAATGTACAGTGGAATGAGCTGCTGGGCCGGAATGTGGCTAACCGGGGAATAGGCGGCGATTTCACCTCCGGAATGCTGAGCCGGTTGGATTATGTCACGGATTTAAGTCCCTATATGGTATTTATCATGGCAGGCATCAACGATTTAACCAGCGAGAAAGTTACCGCAGAGGAGGCGTTTAATAACTATGCCAATATCCTCAACCGCTTGCAGGAAGAACAGATTACGCCGGCAATCACCCTGACTTTATATGTAGGGAAAGAAGTTAAGAACTATATGACGGTTAATCAGAGAGTTCAAAAGCTGAACGGGTATCTGAAAAGTTATGCGAATGCCCACAGCATCCCTTACATCGATTTAAATAAAGTGCTTGCCCCTAACGGATATTTGCTTTCCAATTACTCCATTGATGGTATTCATATTAATGGTGACGGGTATCAAATTTGGGGAAACAAAGTGAATGCCCTGATTGATCAGGTCTTGAATACGAATCAGCAGTCCGTTCCGCAAAAATAG
- a CDS encoding cellulase family glycosylhydrolase, translating into MQVKKAFSFIFAFTLIFGLMQFGTQPKAEAAAIGASDFLKTSGTLIKNNYGNGNVVNLHGTNLGGWLLGENWMSPLGGTDEWTVRSTLLNRFGAAATDSIFASYQDTWIQASDLDNIKNLGLNMVRVPIYWENLMNRDGSMKADSVSFRKLDWLVSEAGARGIYVMLDLHGVPGNMNGWQSGGRDGANELWSNTTYQDWTVQIWQRLANHYKGNPVIAGYDLLNEPVSNNSSLSISQMYDRLYKSVRAIDPDHIIVVEAFGYWNNIVSPSTYGWTNTVYELHNYDWNDKDYNSQSNSINQWFADIASHQQSWNVPVFAGEFTLFEFNDLWEKYLSGLDALNVSWTNWTYKITGGGNWGLYNNNSNPFPNMNSDSVDTIKSKLSKFATSFHQKNTTLQNIVKAYAQLSTPSSIKAVANGKYVTAENYGNDPLVANRDSVDAWEKFIMITNADGTVSFLSLANNKYVTADLNQGGKLVARAQGIAGWEKFRKTTNADGTVSFQAVANNKYVTCDLNAATPVLVASRDSVGGAWEAFTVTTAP; encoded by the coding sequence TTGCAAGTCAAAAAAGCCTTTTCGTTCATTTTCGCCTTCACCCTGATTTTTGGTTTGATGCAGTTTGGCACCCAACCTAAGGCCGAAGCGGCTGCGATCGGAGCTAGTGACTTTTTGAAGACAAGCGGTACTCTCATTAAAAATAATTACGGAAACGGAAATGTAGTCAACCTTCACGGAACGAATCTGGGCGGATGGCTGCTCGGGGAGAATTGGATGTCGCCGCTTGGCGGGACGGATGAATGGACAGTTCGTTCCACGCTGCTTAACCGGTTTGGAGCGGCCGCTACCGACAGCATCTTTGCCAGCTACCAGGATACCTGGATTCAGGCCAGCGATCTGGACAATATCAAGAACCTTGGATTAAATATGGTTCGCGTTCCGATCTATTGGGAGAACCTGATGAACCGGGACGGGTCTATGAAAGCAGACAGTGTTTCGTTTCGCAAGCTGGACTGGCTTGTCTCCGAAGCGGGCGCTCGCGGGATCTATGTGATGCTGGATCTCCACGGAGTGCCAGGGAATATGAACGGCTGGCAAAGCGGAGGACGGGATGGCGCTAATGAATTGTGGAGCAACACGACTTATCAGGACTGGACGGTCCAAATCTGGCAGCGTCTTGCTAACCATTACAAAGGCAACCCGGTGATCGCAGGTTACGATTTGCTTAATGAACCGGTAAGCAACAATTCCAGTCTTTCTATCAGCCAAATGTACGACAGATTATACAAATCCGTTCGGGCGATCGATCCGGATCATATTATCGTCGTCGAAGCTTTCGGCTACTGGAATAATATTGTTTCTCCTTCCACTTACGGCTGGACCAACACTGTGTATGAGCTGCACAACTATGATTGGAACGATAAAGACTACAACAGCCAGAGCAACAGTATCAATCAATGGTTCGCGGATATCGCCTCCCACCAGCAGAGCTGGAACGTGCCTGTTTTTGCGGGTGAGTTCACTTTATTTGAATTCAACGACCTGTGGGAGAAATATTTGTCCGGTTTGGATGCGCTGAACGTCTCCTGGACGAACTGGACCTACAAAATTACAGGCGGGGGCAATTGGGGGCTTTACAACAACAATTCCAACCCGTTCCCGAATATGAACAGCGACAGCGTGGATACCATCAAGAGCAAATTAAGTAAATTTGCAACAAGTTTCCATCAGAAGAATACAACCCTGCAGAATATCGTAAAAGCTTACGCTCAGCTTAGCACTCCTTCGAGCATCAAAGCGGTGGCCAACGGTAAATACGTAACCGCTGAGAACTACGGTAATGACCCGCTGGTCGCTAATCGTGATTCTGTGGATGCATGGGAGAAATTCATTATGATTACCAATGCGGACGGTACCGTATCTTTCTTGTCTTTGGCGAATAACAAATATGTAACTGCCGATTTGAATCAGGGTGGAAAACTGGTTGCCAGAGCCCAAGGTATTGCAGGCTGGGAGAAATTCCGCAAAACAACCAACGCGGACGGTACTGTTTCCTTCCAGGCGGTAGCCAACAACAAGTATGTAACCTGCGATTTGAATGCCGCCACGCCGGTGCTTGTAGCAAGCCGGGACAGCGTGGGAGGGGCATGGGAAGCTTTTACAGTGACAACGGCTCCTTAA
- a CDS encoding ABC transporter permease: MRWYLKAVGPKKIIEFLLLVVFVIFFMGPLLNLAILAFTGKWNYPDMLPREWSLKWWSFVLSQDGIAKSIGLSFGIAAIVTALSIILCIPAAYAFARIRFPLSKFFLFSFLLTHAFPKMGLYVSIAVLFYKVGLMNTLAGVVLIHIINVLMFMTWIPTSAFRNVHTAQEESARDVGASPFRVFRSITLPMAMPGIIVASIFTFLNSLDEAQGTYLVGVPNFRTMPVVMYGIITDYPAYAGAVFSIILTAPTIILLFAAQKFVSADVLSSGFQIK, translated from the coding sequence ATGAGGTGGTATTTGAAAGCGGTAGGGCCTAAGAAAATTATCGAGTTTCTGCTGCTGGTCGTCTTCGTCATTTTCTTTATGGGGCCGTTATTAAATCTGGCAATCCTGGCCTTTACGGGCAAATGGAATTATCCGGACATGCTTCCGAGGGAATGGTCCCTGAAATGGTGGAGTTTTGTGCTTTCGCAGGACGGAATCGCCAAATCGATAGGCCTTTCCTTCGGCATTGCCGCCATCGTAACCGCCTTGTCCATCATTTTGTGTATCCCGGCGGCTTACGCATTTGCTAGAATCCGTTTCCCGCTCAGCAAGTTTTTCCTGTTTTCATTCCTGCTGACGCACGCCTTCCCGAAGATGGGGCTTTACGTCTCGATCGCCGTGCTGTTCTACAAGGTAGGGCTGATGAACACGCTGGCGGGCGTGGTGCTGATTCATATCATTAACGTCCTGATGTTTATGACCTGGATACCAACCTCCGCCTTCCGTAATGTACACACGGCGCAGGAGGAGTCGGCGAGGGACGTCGGAGCCAGCCCGTTCCGTGTTTTTCGCAGCATTACACTGCCAATGGCCATGCCGGGAATTATCGTGGCTTCAATCTTCACCTTTTTGAACTCTTTAGACGAAGCACAAGGAACGTATCTGGTAGGTGTACCGAACTTTAGAACGATGCCCGTTGTCATGTACGGCATTATTACCGATTACCCGGCTTATGCAGGGGCCGTATTTTCGATTATCCTGACCGCTCCGACCATCATTCTGCTGTTCGCCGCCCAGAAATTCGTAAGCGCAGATGTTCTATCGAGCGGATTTCAGATCAAGTAA
- a CDS encoding ABC transporter ATP-binding protein, with protein MQVQLSIQRLTKRYKTGDGVSDISLDVAKGEMITLLGPSGCGKTTVLRSIGGFLDPDSGDILIEGKSVLSAPPEKRPTSMVFQGYNLWPHMTVYDNLAFGLKIRKVKKSERDKSIDEVLELVRLPGSGKKYPAQLSGGQQQRIAVARSLLLKPSVLLLDEPFSALDAKLRHEMREELREIQAELGLTMVFVTHDQEEALSISDRIVVMNHGHIEQIATPQEIYDVPKSLYVAQFIGKMNFVKGVVARGAITTGPLSFPNSHLLSGSVTVAIRPEDVVVQTSAGQEPGLHGIIKQIMVLGHYAEVSVDVREQGTIRAFLARDEVKELHPGQEVSVQYAKILAYPEV; from the coding sequence ATGCAGGTTCAATTATCGATCCAGAGACTGACTAAACGTTATAAGACAGGCGACGGGGTATCCGATATTTCACTGGATGTGGCTAAAGGCGAGATGATTACGCTTCTTGGTCCTTCCGGCTGCGGGAAAACAACGGTGCTGCGCAGCATCGGCGGTTTTCTGGATCCGGACTCCGGCGACATTTTGATCGAAGGCAAAAGTGTCCTGAGCGCTCCACCCGAGAAACGCCCTACGTCCATGGTTTTCCAAGGTTATAACCTGTGGCCGCATATGACGGTTTATGACAACCTGGCCTTCGGCCTCAAGATCCGCAAGGTCAAGAAGTCCGAACGCGATAAGTCGATTGACGAGGTGCTTGAGCTGGTTCGTCTGCCGGGATCCGGGAAAAAATATCCCGCCCAGCTGTCCGGCGGCCAGCAGCAGCGGATAGCGGTGGCGCGTTCGTTGCTGCTCAAGCCGTCCGTGCTGTTGCTGGACGAGCCTTTCTCCGCGCTGGATGCCAAACTCCGCCACGAGATGCGCGAGGAGCTGCGGGAGATTCAGGCCGAGCTCGGACTGACCATGGTTTTTGTAACCCATGATCAAGAAGAGGCTTTGTCCATCTCCGACCGGATTGTGGTCATGAACCATGGTCATATCGAACAGATCGCAACGCCGCAGGAAATTTACGATGTTCCCAAGTCTCTCTATGTCGCTCAGTTTATAGGGAAAATGAACTTTGTTAAGGGGGTGGTCGCCAGAGGCGCGATTACGACAGGTCCATTAAGCTTTCCGAATTCACATTTGCTTTCGGGTTCTGTGACCGTGGCCATTCGGCCTGAAGATGTTGTAGTGCAGACTTCAGCGGGACAGGAACCTGGGCTTCACGGCATTATCAAACAGATCATGGTACTTGGACATTATGCCGAGGTTTCCGTTGATGTCCGTGAACAAGGTACAATTCGGGCATTTCTGGCGCGAGATGAAGTCAAGGAACTGCATCCTGGTCAGGAGGTTTCCGTACAGTATGCCAAAATTCTGGCATATCCGGAGGTTTAA
- a CDS encoding LacI family DNA-binding transcriptional regulator, with protein sequence MSNIKEIAQLSGVSKSTVSRVISGRGYTSQEARNKVLKVIQELQYKPNAVARAMVSQRTHNIGILIYRSHYPVVSHPFYGKILDAILAASAQMNYSVFVTTDQEMSFRSADFMLEKRVDGLILISRLEQNVIDHIGKFGVPYVMVNGSTDVSGVIHIVNRDQDGGREAARHLTGLGHRRIFMLAGPQSHRSHHLRLEGFRSYLNEQRLECSDSSIAYPEASTFEEGYRKMEENWEHFQGGQYTAVFGTNDMIALGAMKFLMEHSVKVPGQVAVMGFDDIETASILTPSLTTIKVDTEKMGRLACVMLDKLIRQEAVEDTAIELAPKLVIRSST encoded by the coding sequence GTGAGCAACATTAAAGAAATCGCCCAATTGTCGGGCGTATCTAAATCTACGGTTTCAAGAGTTATATCCGGGCGCGGCTATACCAGCCAGGAAGCCCGGAACAAGGTTCTCAAGGTGATCCAGGAGCTTCAGTACAAACCAAATGCGGTAGCACGGGCCATGGTTTCACAAAGGACACACAATATCGGAATTCTTATTTACCGGAGTCATTATCCCGTAGTGTCCCATCCTTTTTACGGAAAAATACTGGATGCCATCCTGGCCGCCTCGGCGCAGATGAATTATTCCGTGTTTGTCACGACCGATCAGGAAATGTCGTTTCGTTCCGCGGATTTTATGCTGGAGAAAAGAGTGGACGGGCTGATCCTGATCAGCCGGCTGGAACAAAACGTCATCGACCATATCGGCAAATTCGGCGTCCCTTATGTTATGGTCAACGGTTCTACGGACGTCTCCGGCGTGATCCATATCGTCAACCGGGATCAGGACGGCGGGCGGGAGGCGGCCCGGCATTTGACCGGCTTGGGCCACAGACGGATCTTCATGCTTGCCGGTCCGCAGTCTCACCGGAGCCACCATTTACGGCTGGAAGGCTTCAGGAGTTACCTAAACGAGCAACGATTGGAGTGCTCCGATTCCTCGATCGCTTATCCTGAAGCGTCTACCTTTGAAGAAGGCTACCGCAAAATGGAGGAGAACTGGGAGCATTTTCAGGGCGGGCAATACACGGCCGTCTTCGGCACCAACGATATGATTGCGCTTGGCGCCATGAAGTTTCTGATGGAACATTCCGTGAAAGTTCCCGGGCAGGTTGCCGTCATGGGTTTCGACGATATCGAAACGGCTTCCATATTAACGCCTTCCTTGACCACGATTAAAGTCGACACTGAAAAAATGGGGCGGCTCGCCTGCGTGATGCTAGACAAGCTGATCCGTCAGGAAGCGGTCGAGGACACGGCAATTGAACTAGCGCCGAAGCTGGTTATCCGGTCTTCCACTTAG
- a CDS encoding CehA/McbA family metallohydrolase, producing MSWLACELHTHTFHSDGKQSLSELAAGAKALGFDCIALTDHNTMTGLAGKEEVERENGISIIPGMEWTTFFGHMVTIGLDRYVDWRPVGPGDIHAGLAKVHEQGGIAGMAHPFRPGSPMCTGCYWEFEVSDWNDIDYIEVWSTTFAPVKNNNARAYRFWTDRLNEGYRLAATSGRDWHHQEPTDEPLSVTYLRLEDNDAPLRDRAIQALSSGRATVTLGPRLDLEISREGTTYGIGDVIPGLPESGQTFDQEHVSAVQLSAVQSSFVQVLATADFSVRSGHWELPEQTFTLKLDSNQGVLFEGSLLRDLPQITAEVPAEELKWLRAELWGIIHGVRTLIAFTNAVYFE from the coding sequence ATGAGCTGGCTGGCTTGCGAGCTGCATACGCATACGTTTCACAGCGACGGAAAACAATCTTTGTCGGAGCTGGCTGCCGGTGCCAAAGCGCTTGGCTTTGACTGTATTGCCCTGACGGATCACAACACCATGACAGGACTTGCAGGCAAAGAGGAAGTCGAGCGGGAGAACGGGATTTCCATTATTCCGGGAATGGAGTGGACGACATTTTTCGGGCATATGGTAACAATCGGGTTAGACAGGTATGTAGATTGGCGGCCGGTAGGCCCCGGAGATATTCACGCAGGACTTGCCAAGGTTCATGAACAGGGCGGCATTGCCGGCATGGCGCATCCTTTTCGTCCCGGGAGTCCGATGTGTACGGGCTGCTACTGGGAGTTCGAGGTCAGTGACTGGAACGATATCGATTATATCGAAGTCTGGTCCACAACATTTGCCCCTGTGAAAAATAACAATGCCAGAGCCTACCGTTTCTGGACGGACAGGTTAAACGAAGGCTATCGTTTGGCCGCCACTTCGGGCCGTGACTGGCACCATCAGGAGCCTACGGATGAGCCGTTGTCCGTCACCTACCTGCGCCTGGAAGACAACGATGCTCCCCTGAGGGACCGGGCAATCCAAGCCTTGTCGTCGGGAAGAGCCACCGTAACGCTGGGACCGCGGCTTGATCTTGAAATCAGCCGGGAAGGAACAACGTACGGAATAGGCGACGTCATACCCGGCCTTCCGGAAAGCGGACAAACTTTTGATCAGGAGCATGTTTCTGCTGTTCAACTCTCCGCTGTCCAGTCTTCCTTTGTCCAAGTTCTGGCCACAGCCGATTTTTCGGTGAGAAGCGGACATTGGGAGCTGCCGGAGCAAACTTTTACACTTAAGCTGGACAGTAACCAAGGTGTGTTGTTCGAAGGCTCACTGCTTCGGGATCTGCCACAAATTACGGCTGAAGTTCCGGCTGAAGAACTAAAATGGCTGCGTGCCGAGCTATGGGGCATCATCCACGGCGTCAGAACCTTGATCGCGTTTACGAATGCCGTTTACTTTGAATAG
- a CDS encoding ABC transporter permease, with protein MSKQAKRGMLGLALVLPSFLILVFIVVLPIIGSLKESLTNEQGGYDFSNYRYLFTDKLMRSNIIFTLEVTLISSVLVLLISYILAVYMRFNDGFAVRWIRRMYMIPIFIPAVIATYGMIQLLGNHGWASRILYHMGNESFPRIIFDMKGIIIANLWFNIPFTTMLLGSAMSGVPDAVIESAKDVGAGRLRIFFKLILPLTYKTLLVAVTFVFMGIIGSFTAPYLVGPNAPQMLGVSMEQVFGVFQDRQLAAAMAFFTFLLCSFIGYFYIRSMIKEEGMRQS; from the coding sequence ATGAGTAAACAGGCAAAAAGGGGGATGCTGGGGTTAGCCCTGGTACTCCCTTCCTTTCTAATATTGGTGTTCATCGTCGTTTTGCCTATCATCGGTTCCTTAAAAGAAAGCCTTACGAATGAGCAAGGCGGGTATGATTTCTCGAACTACCGGTACCTGTTCACCGACAAGCTGATGCGTTCCAATATTATTTTCACGCTTGAAGTCACCTTAATTTCATCGGTGCTTGTCCTGTTAATCAGTTATATCCTTGCCGTATACATGAGGTTTAATGACGGTTTTGCCGTACGCTGGATTCGCCGGATGTACATGATCCCCATCTTCATCCCGGCTGTTATCGCCACTTATGGCATGATCCAGCTGCTGGGCAATCACGGCTGGGCTTCCCGGATTTTGTACCATATGGGGAACGAAAGTTTTCCACGGATTATTTTTGATATGAAAGGCATCATTATCGCGAATCTATGGTTCAACATTCCATTTACCACAATGCTGCTTGGCTCGGCCATGTCAGGGGTTCCCGATGCCGTGATCGAAAGCGCCAAGGATGTGGGGGCCGGCAGACTCCGGATCTTTTTCAAACTGATTCTGCCGCTGACCTACAAAACACTGCTGGTTGCCGTAACCTTTGTCTTTATGGGGATTATCGGATCCTTTACGGCACCTTATCTGGTTGGACCTAACGCGCCGCAAATGCTCGGGGTTTCGATGGAGCAGGTCTTCGGCGTTTTCCAGGACCGTCAGCTTGCTGCGGCTATGGCTTTCTTTACCTTCCTGCTGTGTTCGTTTATCGGTTATTTCTATATCCGTTCCATGATCAAGGAAGAAGGGATGCGCCAGTCATGA
- a CDS encoding LSM domain-containing protein, with protein sequence MIDQMYYHCLRYKNRKVRILTRDGNEYRGTLVDVDRNNVYLRPEGGSVTTSAFFGYPGFGAGLLTLSLFSLLAISLI encoded by the coding sequence ATGATTGATCAGATGTACTATCATTGTCTGAGATACAAGAATAGAAAAGTCAGAATACTGACCAGAGACGGAAATGAATATCGAGGTACACTTGTAGATGTGGATCGGAATAATGTTTATTTGCGTCCTGAAGGCGGCAGCGTCACAACGTCTGCATTCTTTGGATACCCGGGATTTGGGGCTGGACTATTGACTCTAAGCTTGTTTAGTTTATTGGCTATTTCTTTAATTTAA
- a CDS encoding extracellular solute-binding protein, whose amino-acid sequence MVKKKTAFSLLTSLVLAGSLLAGCGDNKTAESAPPGSANANAGTPSAAQSSEFTFYYTGSQNVDDLWKALIPMFEEKNPDIKVKPVYVASGTAAQPTYDKILAAKQAGKGSGGVDLYESGVDDVTKGQKDDLWDTLAADQIANLNNVDQQTLQDVSNLAIPYRSSAVLLAYNSDKVPNPPKTLDELYDWIKNNPEKFAYNDPSTGGAGSSFVTTSIYKFLPEDAIHNSDPSIESQWTQGFDLLKDLGKYVYGKGIYPKKNQGTLDLLASGEVDMIPAWSDMVLDQLDKGQLPASIKMQQVTPGFNGGPTYLMVPKESDKKDAVYKFLDFVLSPEAQAVVVSKMHGFPGIKLSNMPQDIQDSFKGASDGFRTFNLGDLGTEINKRWQSEVAAQ is encoded by the coding sequence ATGGTTAAAAAGAAAACGGCTTTTTCTTTACTGACAAGTCTAGTTCTGGCAGGTTCTCTGCTTGCAGGCTGCGGTGACAATAAGACGGCTGAATCGGCTCCGCCCGGCAGTGCAAACGCAAATGCAGGGACTCCATCGGCAGCTCAATCCTCTGAATTTACTTTCTACTATACAGGCTCGCAGAACGTGGATGATTTGTGGAAGGCGCTTATTCCGATGTTTGAGGAGAAAAATCCGGACATTAAAGTGAAACCCGTTTACGTCGCTTCAGGCACGGCGGCACAGCCTACCTACGATAAAATTCTGGCCGCCAAGCAGGCCGGTAAAGGCTCCGGCGGTGTAGACCTGTATGAAAGCGGCGTTGATGACGTGACTAAAGGACAGAAAGACGACCTTTGGGATACGCTTGCAGCCGATCAGATCGCTAACCTGAACAACGTAGACCAGCAAACGCTCCAGGACGTTTCCAATTTGGCGATTCCGTACCGTTCTTCCGCGGTCCTGCTGGCTTATAACAGTGACAAAGTCCCTAACCCGCCGAAGACGCTGGACGAGCTGTATGACTGGATTAAGAACAATCCCGAAAAGTTTGCTTACAACGATCCTTCCACGGGCGGAGCGGGCAGCTCTTTCGTGACGACATCCATTTATAAATTCCTGCCTGAGGATGCGATTCACAATTCCGACCCAAGCATTGAAAGCCAGTGGACGCAAGGTTTTGATCTTTTGAAGGATCTGGGCAAATACGTATACGGCAAGGGCATTTATCCGAAGAAAAACCAGGGCACACTTGACCTGCTGGCCAGCGGCGAAGTGGACATGATCCCGGCCTGGTCCGATATGGTGCTGGATCAGCTCGACAAAGGACAGCTTCCTGCATCCATCAAAATGCAGCAGGTAACGCCTGGCTTTAACGGAGGTCCAACTTACCTGATGGTTCCTAAAGAGTCTGACAAGAAGGATGCCGTCTACAAGTTCCTGGACTTTGTTTTATCCCCTGAGGCTCAAGCCGTAGTGGTCAGCAAAATGCACGGCTTCCCAGGTATCAAGCTGTCCAACATGCCGCAGGACATTCAGGATTCCTTTAAAGGCGCATCCGACGGCTTCCGTACATTCAACCTGGGCGATCTAGGCACGGAAATCAATAAAAGATGGCAAAGTGAAGTTGCTGCCCAATGA